The sequence ACAGGCAACAACGTTACACGCAGGACTGATTGATATGAAAAAGACAATAGATGCGGTGGAAAAGAAGAAGGTGCAGCCAACTCCTGCGAATAATGCCTCTGCTCCATCTCGAGGAAGAAGCACTCGACCAGATACACCCGAGAAGGCTAATAATTCTTCTCGTCAAAATAATAATCAACATAAAAAAAAAGAAGTAATAATTCCAGAGGACAATCGAATGATTTTTTGTCTAATTTTTCAACTTAATAACCAAAAAAATGGATGTAAAATTTTTTCCAATTAAGACATGGCAAGTATCTACAAAGCTTAGCAAGGAGGATATTCTCAAAAAAGTATCTGATTCATCCGTTAGTAAATCCTGGAAGATATCTATGAAGGGTTTATTTAATAATGTAAATTTTACTAGTCAGCCAACAAATGATGGATTCATTTTAGTAATGGGTAACTATGGTTTAACTTATGCAAAGAATCCTCTCCGCCCTCCAGTTGACGTTCGTTTTGCTAATGTGAATAATTTAACATTATTGAATTGTACACATAAACTTAGCAACGGCACTTTCGCTAGACTAGTAATATTTTATTTTATTTTTATCATCATTTCATATTTTATGGGATTTAAAGATAATGATTGGGTAGGTATTGTTATGCCTTTAGGAATAATAGTAGTTCATTACTGCTTAGTATTATATAGTTTCAATAAGCAACTATTTAATTATGAAATTTTCATAGCTGAATTAATAAAGGAATGAGCTGTTGCTTTATTCTCTTCTCAAGATGCCTTCAGAAGAAAATCTGAAGGTATCTTCATATTACCTTAACAATAAATGAAATTTAAATCATTATTTATGAAATCCGGAAAATCTACCATTCAGTATGCAGGAATAGGTTGTAGTTATAGAATCGGCAATAGAAGCTTCAAAATTTTGATCAAAGAATAGGTACTCTGTTCTCGGTTTTCCGATACAATGTATCGAGCGTTTATCTTTTCCCAAGTATCCAACTGTGATATTTAGAAAAAAGTCCTGGAAAAAAAATAACTGCGCTGGCTTAGCAATAGAAGCGTTGGTTGAAGTTGCATACACTTTTAGATTACCTGTATATTTTGAGGATAATAATCCGGTTCATCTTTTATGGTTGTACTTACATACCTTGAAATATTGAGGTTGTACCCATTCTTTTCAATTTCATCGATAGAAACCCTGCGATCCTAATGGAGATGACGATTTCTTTAATGCAGTTCCAGGAGTTGACTGTAAGTGTTTATCTTCCTTTTAATAATGAAGGATATTACTTAAGAATGCTTCTTGGGGAATTAAGCAAGGGAATTTTCGAAAGGAATGGTGGATTAGATGAGGGCCTACTGGATCTGGTAATCCTTCATTATCTAATTATCTTGGGGTGAAGGTCCAGACAGAACGTTATTATTTATATTCAGATTTTTACCATAATCAAACTACGAATAGTAAAATATTTCATTTTTCACAAGACAAGGATGATAAGGTGAGTTATAAGATTTATGATTTCTCAAATTGGAATAAATAATATGATACGGAAAATATTTAATTTTATACCCTTGTTAATTGGGTTGTTTTTTCTGAGTAGTTTTTGTTACCACTATACTAAATACTCAAAGTTTTTTGATGGAGCCACCCCACATGAGGTGTATGATATGCTATCAGTTATTGAAGTTGTTTATACTTTTAATTTTCTACAAAAAAGGGTTATAAGAGCCAGCCATTGCAATGCCATCCATGTTTCAACAATTTTTTCATATCTGACAAGCAATGCTTTAAAAGCATCCATCCAGGCATTGGCATGTTCAATTTTTGTTCGTCTTTTGTAAAGTTGATCATCAAAATATCGGTATTCATCACTTTGCTTCTTTTGATTTCGCAAGTTGGGTTTTACATTTAATTCAATCTCGTAGTCAATGCATACTTGTTTTAAATCTTCGCTGTCAAATCCAGGATCGGCATTTACAAATATTCCATTGCAATTGATATCGGATTGTTCCAGAACCCCGATCATTTCTTTAAAGAGCTTCACTATATCGTATAAGTCATTATGCTCTCCACTTTGCGCTGTTGATACCGTCAGCATCTGACCTCTGTTGTCACATAAGAACAAACTATTACTGGTCTTTGAAGCTTTTCTGCCTTGATAACCTACCGCCTGGCCACCACGTTTGACTGGTGTATGGCTACCATCTAACTGGGCGCTTGACAGATCCAGCAGTTTCTTATTACAAGATAAAAGATTGATCCAAGCCCTCTTGAATGAACCGTCTTTACTCCATTTTAAAAAATACCTGTGAATATTTTGCCACGAGGTCGCCCCTTTATCAAAATATTCGCAAATACTCAACTCTCGCCACTGGCAGCCTGTTTTCATTCGCTTTAAAATCAACTGAACCACTTTTACTAAATCTATCCTGGCCTTAAAGCCTCTTTTGCCTTTGCTTAAATGTGGTAAAATCCAATCTCGTACCTTATCTTCGTCTATGAGTCCCAGAATTATTCGTTTTTATTTGCTAAAACAAAAATCCTTAATTCCTGGGACTTCCTTTTTTCCTTCAAAAAGTGTAAACAACTTCATTGACTATTATAGTTATTGGGGTTTTTTTTTGATTTTGCTTGGTATTATTCTGTCTTTTTTTATAAATAATAAAAAGTTGAAATGGTTTTCTATTTTAATATTGGTCATAACATACTTTATAATCTTTACGAATATGGGAAAGTTTAATCTGCTTTAGAGTATGTTTAAAATTTGAACAGTCCTATTTTAGAAGTATACTAATGAAGGCTACCTGGATGAAAGCAACAGCAGATTCTGGTAGCTTTTCATAGTCCTTCGATAACCTTCTAAAGTTATTGAGCCAGGCAAATGATCGTTCGACCTGCCACCTGCCTTTCTGTGGCACAAAACCTTTTTCTGACGGCGGTTTCTGCGTTATTTCCATTTTCCACTTATAATATTTTTCAACCATTTCGCTAAAATCTCCACAGTATGCTTTGTCTGTACGAATCAGTTTCATCCTATGACTAACTTTATCAATTCTCCACAGCAAATCAAAAGCGCCTATAGAATCATGAACATTTGCGCTACTGACACTAATCGCAATCGGTAATCCTAAACTATCAACTGCCAGGTGTCTCTTTCGCCCATTGATATGTTTGCCTCCATCAATACCGGTTTCTATACTTACAAATGCACTTTTCTTTACGCTTTGACTATCAATAGCACCTACTGATGGAGCGTAATTGTGTCCCTGATAAATTCTTTCCTTCCTTACCAATTTTAACATCACCTGTTCCAGCACTCCTGATTTCTTCCATTTGTCAAAATAGCAGTAAACTATCTGCCAGTATGGATATTCACTGCTTAGATTACGCCACTGACTGCCGGTTCTGCAAATCTATAATATAGCATTGAAGATAGTCCGAAGGCAATATTTACGCTTTCTTTTGTCCGTTAATATATTTTTAATACTTTCCCAGTGCGAATCGGTCAATAATGTGAACTTGCTTCTCATAGTTTGTTTTGTGGTAAATCCAAACTAATTGATCGATTCGTACTTTCCTAATTTTGGACCCACTGAAATTTAAACATACTCTAATATTTTCATCTTTGCCTGATTTTAAAAAAACAAGAAATCATCACAGCTCGAAAAGGAATTATTTGAAGGCGTATCTATCATTTTTGATAAAAAAAGAAATGATATGCAATTCTCTGATATTGTTAGCTATTTTTTCCCGGATTTATTATTCAAGATTAATGGGAATACTATTAAATGTAATCAGCAGACTGATTTAAGTTCCTTTACATTTTGTAGAAAAACATTTGCATTTTTTTATAGTCAAATTGTGCAGATAAAGGAAGATGAAAACCATCATGGTATTGTTGATTTTGATCGCAGTGAACCATTTGTAGTAAATGAACCGGGAAGTGGGTTGTTTTTAGTTACCAACTCACAGGAGGTGATTGATAGAAGTAATAAATTCATTTTATTGGTGGCAGAATTATTTCTTCATTACTATACTGTTTTTGA is a genomic window of Chitinophaga sp. LS1 containing:
- a CDS encoding transposase, whose amino-acid sequence is MILGLIDEDKVRDWILPHLSKGKRGFKARIDLVKVVQLILKRMKTGCQWRELSICEYFDKGATSWQNIHRYFLKWSKDGSFKRAWINLLSCNKKLLDLSSAQLDGSHTPVKRGGQAVGYQGRKASKTSNSLFLCDNRGQMLTVSTAQSGEHNDLYDIVKLFKEMIGVLEQSDINCNGIFVNADPGFDSEDLKQVCIDYEIELNVKPNLRNQKKQSDEYRYFDDQLYKRRTKIEHANAWMDAFKALLVRYEKIVETWMALQWLALITLFCRKLKV
- a CDS encoding IS5 family transposase, yielding MCRTGSQWRNLSSEYPYWQIVYCYFDKWKKSGVLEQVMLKLVRKERIYQGHNYAPSVGAIDSQSVKKSAFVSIETGIDGGKHINGRKRHLAVDSLGLPIAISVSSANVHDSIGAFDLLWRIDKVSHRMKLIRTDKAYCGDFSEMVEKYYKWKMEITQKPPSEKGFVPQKGRWQVERSFAWLNNFRRLSKDYEKLPESAVAFIQVAFISILLK